CTCGCCCTCGACCGGCGCGCGACCGAGCGGGCGCTCGGCCTGCTGGAGGCCCTGGAGGTCGCGGCGGTCGGGCAGGAGGGCGCGGCCCTCCGAGCCGGCGAGGGCGCGCTCGGCGGCAGCCGCCCAGCTCGTGCCGGGCGCCTCGCGCTGCACGCGCTCGAGCGCCTCGCGGGCGCGCTCGCGCTCCTTCGCGCGCAGCCACGCCACCCCGGCGTAGTAGGACGCGACGGGCTCGACCCCGACCGGATCGCGCCCGCGCGCGCGCTCGAGGGCCTCGGCCGCGGCCACTGGCTCCTCGGCGCGCTCGAGCCGGATCAGGCCGTCGTAGAGGTCCACCTCGGCGCTGCCCGGCGAGCGCACGCGGGCGTCGTCGAGCGCGAGCTCGGCGCCGTCGACGTCGCCCGCGTGGAAGCGCGCGACCGCGAGGTGCAGGTCGACGTCGGGTGTGTCGGGATCGAGGCGCTTCGCATCGGCGAAGGCCTGCGCGGCCGCCTCCCACTCCTGGCGCTGCATCCGGCACAGGCCGATCAGGTTCGCGACCCCGGCGTCGTCGGGCAGCCCGGCGCGCGCCTCGTCGAGCAGCGGGAGCGCCTCGTCGCAGTGGCCGGCGCTCGCCTGCTCGCGGGCGCGATCGCGCAGCGCAGCGGGGTCCTCGGCGGCCCCGGCGGCGCCGTTGGCGAGCCCGAGGAGCACTCCGAGCGTGATCGACGCGCCCGCGCCGGCTGCGCGGCGGCCAAAGCTCATCGCGCGCGCCCGGCGTACCCGATTCCGGCGAGGCCCGTCAGGAGGAGCACGAGCGTCCCCGGCTCCGGCACCACCTGCGCCACGAGCTTGAGCGGCGGCATCACCACCTGGTTGTTCACGATCGGCATCACCCCCGAGCTCACGATATAGCGGACCGTGAACTGCCGCGACTCACCCGGATCGAGGACGCCGAGATCGACGGCGCCGAAGAAGTAGTCGCTTCCCCCCGCCGTGTACTTCACGATCTCGAGCAGGTCGCCGTCGAGCCCCACCTCGAGGTCCGGGTAGCCGCCCGGGTTGATGGCCCCGGGGTAGGGCGCGAGGTTCACCGCGCTGAACAGCAGGAGCACCCGCCCGTAGGTCTCGCCGCTCGTGTTGGTGGCCGTCCAGAGCGAGTCGGCGATGAACGGGCTCGCGCCGGTCGGCTCACTGCCCCGCGCCTGCGGGAACTGGTGCACGGTCTGGAGCGCCTGCGAGATCGTGATGTCGTAGCTGGAGCTGTTCCTGCAGACGCCGACCTTCTGGAACGTGCCGGCCCCGGCGCACAGCGTCTGGTCCAGCGGGGTGGTCGCGAAGTCGAAGGCCGGGCCGGTGTTCGTGAAGCCCGTGTTCGAACCCCCGGCCGGGAAGCGCAGGTACTCGGTGTCACCGATGCCGAGCGCCCCGGCCGGCGCGGCCAGGGCCAGCGTAAAGAGCACCGGCAGCACGGTCCGGATCGGGCGGGTCGGGAAATCCATGGGCTTCTCCTGCGGATGCGGGTCCTCGCCGTGGAAGTGGCCTTCCGCGCGCAGGCGTGTCACGGGCGCGGGCCTGCCGGAGAAATCGGGCCCCGAGGGGCGGCAACTGCCCGGCGCGCACCCGATCGGGCGCTTGCGCGAAGCCGGCGCTGGGCTCAGCCCGCGAGCCGGTAGCGGATCGGGAGCCGCTTCACGCCGCCGACCAGCGAGGAGTGGAGGCGCTCGACCGGGCCCGCGACCTCGA
The DNA window shown above is from Deltaproteobacteria bacterium and carries:
- a CDS encoding PEP-CTERM sorting domain-containing protein (PEP-CTERM proteins occur, often in large numbers, in the proteomes of bacteria that also encode an exosortase, a predicted intramembrane cysteine proteinase. The presence of a PEP-CTERM domain at a protein's C-terminus predicts cleavage within the sorting domain, followed by covalent anchoring to some some component of the (usually Gram-negative) cell surface. Many PEP-CTERM proteins exhibit an unusual sequence composition that includes large numbers of potential glycosylation sites. Expression of one such protein has been shown restore the ability of a bacterium to form floc, a type of biofilm.) → MDFPTRPIRTVLPVLFTLALAAPAGALGIGDTEYLRFPAGGSNTGFTNTGPAFDFATTPLDQTLCAGAGTFQKVGVCRNSSSYDITISQALQTVHQFPQARGSEPTGASPFIADSLWTATNTSGETYGRVLLLFSAVNLAPYPGAINPGGYPDLEVGLDGDLLEIVKYTAGGSDYFFGAVDLGVLDPGESRQFTVRYIVSSGVMPIVNNQVVMPPLKLVAQVVPEPGTLVLLLTGLAGIGYAGRAR